In Fundulus heteroclitus isolate FHET01 chromosome 16, MU-UCD_Fhet_4.1, whole genome shotgun sequence, a single genomic region encodes these proteins:
- the LOC118566296 gene encoding voltage-dependent calcium channel gamma-2 subunit-like — protein sequence MTPPPHTTSNRPGLSNIIGIIVYISANAGDPSKSDSKKNSYSYGWSFYFGALSFIMAEMVGVLAVHMFIDRHRQLRIGARAADYLQGSAITRIPSYRYRYRRRSRSSSRSTDPSHSRDASPVGLKGFSALPSTEISMYTLPRDTLKSSGTPTATYNSERDHNFLQVHNCIQKDLKDSSHTNTANRRTTPV from the coding sequence atgaccccccccccccacacgaCTTCCAACCGGCCAGGTCTGAGCAACATTATCGGGATCATCGTGTACATATCAGCCAATGCAGGGGACCCTTCAAAGAGCGACTCAAAGAAGAACAGCTACTCGTACGGCTGGTCCTTCTACTTTGGTGCCCTTTCCTTTATTATGGCTGAGATGGTTGGCGTCTTGGCCGTGCACATGTTCATCGACCGCCATCGACAGCTGCGAATAGGCGCACGCGCAGCCGACTACCTCCAAGGCTCGGCCATAACACGGATCCCCAGCTATCGTTATCGCTACAGGCGCCGCTCGCGCTCCTCCTCCCGATCCACAGACCCGTCACATTCCCGCGACGCCTCACCCGTGGGCCTGAAGGGCTTCAGCGCGCTGCCGTCCACAGAGATCTCCATGTACACGCTCCCCCGGGACACCCTCAAGTCGTCCGGCACGCCCACGGCCACCTACAACTCTGAGAGGGACCACAACTTCCTTCAAGTCCACAACTGCATCCAGAAGGACCTGAAAGACTCGAGCCACACCAACACAGCCAACCGCCGCACCACGCCGGTATGA